A single Primulina eburnea isolate SZY01 chromosome 11, ASM2296580v1, whole genome shotgun sequence DNA region contains:
- the LOC140805477 gene encoding V-type proton ATPase subunit H-like has product MQDAPAYIRCFVSILRDIFKEETVEYVLALIDEMLLGNKSKRARLFHDKSFSGEEIYDPFLRLLWKGNWFIQEKSSKILSFMLSGRPKGQDHVIADSAAKSKDEFTSINDVLKGLVDWLCAQLKNQSHTGRSIPVAIICLATLLKETAVRSSFVQIDGVKLFIPLISPASTQQSIQLLYETCLCVCLLSYYEPAIEYLATSKCLPWLIEVSKGSTKEKIVRLVVLILSNLLHKGTFGAQMVDLGLPQLVQSLKSQA; this is encoded by the exons ATGCAGGATGCTCCAGCATATATTCGATGTTTTGTAAGCATTTTGAGAGACATATTCAAGGAAGAAACTGTAGAATATGTGTTAGCTCTAATTGATGAAATGCTTTTGGGTAA CAAATCCAAACGAGCTAGATTATTCCATGATAAGTCTTTCTCGGGCGAGGAGATATATGATCCTTTCCTGAG GCTACTTTGGAAAGGTAATTGGTTTATACAAGAGAAGAGCAGTAAGATACTTTCTTTCATGTTAAG TGGAAGGCCTAAAGGTCAAGATCATGTCATTGCTGATTCGGCTGCCAAGTCGAAGGATGAATTCACTTCTATAAATGATGTTTTGAAGGGACTGGTTGATTGGTTGTGTGCACAG CTGAAGAACCAATCTCATACTGGCCGCAGCATTCCAGTAGCTATCATTTGCCTTGCAACTCTACTGAAAGAGACTGCAGTGCGATCTTCATTTGTTCAGATTGATGGAGTGAAGTTGTTCATTCCTTTAATTTCTCCAGCATCCACTCAACAATCCATCCAG CTCCTTTATGAAACATGCCTTTGTGTTTGTCTCCTGTCTTACTATGAACCTGCAATTGAATATTTGGCTACTTCTAAATGCTTGCCATGGTTGATTGAAGTTTCCAAGGGATCCACTAAGGAAAAG ATCGTCCGTCTAGTTGTCTTGATTCTTAGTAATTTGCTTCACAAAGGAACATTTGGTGCTCAGATGGTAGACCTGGGCTTGCCACAGCTTGTTCAGAGTTTGAAATCTCAAGCATGA